The Coccidioides posadasii str. Silveira chromosome 5, complete sequence genome has a segment encoding these proteins:
- the RAD16 gene encoding DNA repair protein rad16 (EggNog:ENOG410PHZD~COG:L~BUSCO:1608at33183), producing the protein MAGFNLKRGSLQTRRSSRLQSFAVEIPPPRATISSTGSPSSSSGSESAQISANGCSTPATTTHPTPVPSDSISLGRPKRISASARALELRNSSFTLGYRRKRNVTELTGEQPLEECADARLALALQAEEYGKNIDVKRRKVSASTSNGRNEIKNSTDEDDEDDDELDDSSFSTSAHTMTANRSRKRPGARRLPLDTRSRSSGDPLPAVHDTEPLLRELRLDFLDDSSDLSDDGWEGPADFSETSHPEEESDTDTPNATISRPSSTRSTRRQRQRLTRAEKERKKLEEQHPNVATMWEDLKGIPVITPTPAPQPTGISRRLKPFQLEGLSWMGQQEQSQWKGGLLGDEMGMGKTIQAVSLLMSDYPVGIPSLVVVPPVALMQWQSEIKSYTDGKLKVFVYHGSNSKVKNVTVKELKSYDVIMISYSGLESMHRKEVKGWSRGKGLVKEDSIIHSIHFHRLILDEAHNIKQRTTSVAKACFALKANYKWCLSGTPVQNRIGEFFSLLRFLDVKPFACYFCKKCSCEELHWSQDELKRCTHCKHTGFDHVSIFNQEILNPITTPGAPEKRQDALAKLRLITDRIMLRRVKKDHTASMELPPKRIEIHNEFFGEIERDFSTSIMTNSTRQFDTYVSRGVMLNNYANIFGLIMQMRQVANHPDLILKKHAEGGQNVLVCSICDEAAEEAIRSRCKHEFCRQCAKEYVQSFESRGEPDCPRCHIPLSIDFEQPDIEQEESEVKKNSIINRIKMEDWTSSTKIEMLVYDLYKLRSKKQTHKSIVFSQFTSMLQLVEWRLHRAGISTVMLDGSMTPVQRQKSIDYFMNNVEVEVFLVSLKAGGVALNLTEASRVFIVDPWWNPAAEWQSADRCHRIGQRRPCVITKLCIEDSVESRMVLLQEKKANMINGTINKDQSEALEKLTPEDMQFLFRGN; encoded by the exons ATGGCAGGTTTCAATTTGAAGAGGGGATCGTTGCAGACCCGAAGGTCCTCAAGGCTTCAATCCTTCGCAGTTGAGATACCTCCTCCAAGAGCAACCATTTCTTCTACTGGTTCACCGTCGTCGAGTTCAGGGAGTGAAAGCGCCCAGATCAGTGCAAATGGGTGCAGTACGCCGGCTACAACTACGCACCCTACTCCTGTCCCCTCGGACAGTATATCATTAGGCCGCCCAAAAAGAATAAGTGCCTCTGCTCGCGCCTTGGAACTCCGAAATAGCTCTTTCACGCTTGGATATCGCCGTAAAAGAAATGTTACGGAGTTGACTGGGGAGCAGCCACTTGAAGAGTGTGCCGATGCCCGTCTAGCTCTGGCACTCCAGGCAGAGGAGTACGGGAAGAACATTGATGTTAAGCGGAGAAAAGTTTCTGCATCAACTTCCAACGGAAGAAACGAGATAAAGAACTCTACTGATGAagacgatgaagatgatgatgaattGGATGATTCCTCTTTTTCTACATCTGCGCATACAATGACCGCCAATCGGTCCCGAAAACGCCCAGGGGCAAGGAGGCTCCCACTTGATACAAGGAGTAGATCGAGCGGGGATCCCTTGCCGGCGGTCCATGATACGGAACCCCTTCTCCGTGAACTTCGCTTGGATTTTCTAGATGATTCGAGCGACCTTTCTGATGATGGGTGGGAAGGTCCTGCCGACTTTTCCGAGACTTCACATCCAGAAGAAGAGTCAGACACCGATACTCCCAATGCAACGATCTCCCGCCCAAGTTCAACTCGGTCAACACGGCGACAGAGGCAGCGACTTACACGA GCTGAAAAAGAGCGAAAGAAGCTCGAAGAACAGCACCCAAATGTCGCTACAATGTGGGAAGACCTAAAAGGCATTCCAGTGATTACGCCTACGCCGGCACCGCAGCCTACGGGCATATCTCGAAGACTCAAGCCTTTCCAGCTTGAAGGGTTGAGTTGGATGGGACAGCAGGAGCAGTCACAATGGAAGGGAGGCCTCCTCGGGGACGAGATGGGAATGGGCAAAACCATCCAGGCTGTTTCGCTTCTCATGTCTGATTATCCCGTTGGCATTCCGTCTCTTGTCGTTGTCCCCCCAGTCGCACTCATGCAGTGGCAGTCAGAAATTAAG TCCTATACCGACGGTAAATTGAAAGTTTTTGTCTATCATGGCTCCAATTCCAAAGTGAAAAATGTAACAGTTAAAGAACTCAAGTCTTACGATGTCATAATGATATCCT ATTCCGGCCTTGAGTCGATGCATCGTAAAGAAGTGAAAGGCTGGTCCCGTGGTAAGGGACTTGTGAAAGAGGACA GTATTATCCATTCTATTCATTTTCATCGTCTGATTTTAGATGAGGCGCACAATATAAAG CAACGGACAACTAGTGTGGCTAAAGCATGTTTCGCACTGAAGGCTAATTACAAATGGTGTCTCTCGGGGACTCCTGTCCAAAATCGCATTGGCGAATTCTTCTCCCTGTTGCGTTTCCTTGATGTCAAGCCGTTTGCTTGCTATTTTTGCAAGAAGTGTTCATGTGAAGAGCTCCACTGGTCTCAGGATGAACTCAAACGTTGCActcactgcaaacatac TGGTTTCGATCACGTCTCCATATTCAATCAAGAAATTCTTAATCCTA TCACCACTCCCGGGGCCCCCGAAAAACGACAAGACGCACTTGCTAAGCTACGCCTGATTACTGACAGAATTATGCTTAGGCGAGTCAAGAAGGATCATACGGCGTCAATGGAACTACCACCCAAGAG GATTGAGATTCACAACGAGTTCTTCGGTGAAATCGAACGAGATTTCTCGACCAGCATTATGACCAACAGTACTAGACAATTTGACACCTATGTCAGCCGTGGTGTCATGCTGAATAACTATGCAAACATTTTTGGTCTTATTATGCAAATGCGTCAAGTTGCAAATCATCCCGATCTAATTCTGAAAAAGCATGCGGAAGGGGGCCAGAACGTTCTTGTATGCAGCATCTGTGATGAAGCGGCAGAGGAGGCCATCCGCTCTCGTTGCAAGCATGAATTCTGCCGTCAATGCGCTAAGGAGTACGTTCAGTCGTTTGAATCCCGCGGAGAGCCAGACTGTCCTCGGTGCCACATCCCCCTCTCCATTGATTTTGAGCAGCCGGATATTGAGCAGGAAGAAAGTGAGGTCAAGAAGAATTCAATCATCAACCGTATAAAGATGGAGGATTGGACCTCATCAACAAAGATCGAAATGCTCGTGTATGATCTGTACAAACTGAGAAGCAAGAAGCAAACCCATAAATCCATTGTCTTCTCGCAGTTCACCTCGATGCTGCAGCTTGTGGAATGGCGGCTCCACCGGGCAGGAATTAGCACCGTGATGCTCGACGGGAGCATGACGCCGGTTCAGCGACAGAAGTCGATTGATTATTTTATGAACAACGTGGAAGTCGAGGTATTCCTTGTATCTCTCAAGGCCGGAGGTGTTGCCCTAAACCTGACAGAAGCGTCGCGTGTGTTTATTGTTGACCC GTGGTGGAATCCAGCGGCTGAATGGCAAAGCGCAGATCGTTGCCATCGTATTGGGCAGCGGAGACCCTGTGTGATCACAAAACTGTGCATCGAGGATTCCGTCGAGTCTCGGATGGTTTTGCTTCAAGAGAAGAAGGCGAACATGATAAATGGCACGATCAACAAGGATCAGAGCGAAGCCCTTGAGAAATTGACACCGGAAGATATGCAGTTCTTGTTCCGTGGAAACTAA
- a CDS encoding uncharacterized protein (EggNog:ENOG410PMFP~COG:S) — translation MVRHQMVPSIHRSKCEAPIARKHPPPENIGRNTKRTRREEQEKEEQKPKSCRKSLRLSHKKPLAANCPTDSHYAREQKTRPNRKRYCENQTYLSVKRPQLLTSKPVETPSAEERVNISNLSKADLIGYWCVSGHWPKNYFKAQPGQPETTSRLLARKKSSTSLHRKDSNSSLATSTNTPGQESREGKSAKYRRATYETLLATLGSYMRKSELGITDKSKNICKNLLENEQPTPENTLFRDDTFEEFCQRLQGKNEPRVIQDIARLIVPSAESLAVDGAKDLRHLVESVNETWGSSIPFCGPRPQPDYAVGFGRSAFTDDQLKKFEPFLGYNPDSYSSFFLATFYMYFPFLTCEVKGTAALDVADRQNAHSMTLAVQGIVELFRLVKREEEVNREILAFSISHDHRTVRIYGHYAIVKEEKTEYYRHPIHTFDFTALDGKEKWTAYRFTRNIYEKWAPNHLNTILSALDEIPPGVNFDISDPGDSQTNAPSFVDANSQASFADSMDVTPNTSFTQQTLKRQRKQ, via the exons ATGGTTCGCCATCAAATGGTACCTAGCATTCACAGATCTAAGTGTGAAGCACCGATAGCTAGAAAGCACCCGCCACCAGAAAACATTG GGAGAAATACCAAGCGGACAAGAAGGGAGGAACAGGAAAAGGAGGAGCAAAAGCCAAAATCTTGTCGCAAGAGCCTGCGATTAAGCCATAAAAAGCCCCTTGCAGCT AACTGTCCTACCGACTCCCACTACGCTCGAGAACAGAAAACCAGACCCAACCGTAAACGATACTGCGAAAATCAAACATACCTATCTGTTAAGCGGCCCCAATTACTCACGTCGAAACCTGTTGAAACCCCTTCCGCGGAAGAGCGAGTTAATATAAGCAACTTGAGCAAGGCCGACCTGATTGGGTATTGGTGCGTCAGCGGGCACTGGCCGAAGAACTATTTCAAAGCACAGCCTGGACAGCCTGAAACTACGAGCCGACTCCTTGCAAGAAAAAAGTCATCGACATCTCTTCACCGCAAGGACTCAAATTCAAGCCTCGCTACGAGCACGAATACACCCGGCCAAGAATCAAGGGAAGGAAAGAGTGCCAAGTACAGAAGAGCGACCTATGAAACCCTCCTCGCCACTCTAGGCAGCTATATGCGCAAGTCAGAGCTAGGGATAACAGATAAAAGTAAGAATATTTGCAAAAATTTGCTGGAGAATGAACAACCTACTCCTGAGAACACATTATTTCGAGATGATACCTTTGAGGAATTTTGCCAAAGGCTACAGGGAAAAAATGAGCCAAGGGTTATACAGGATATAGCTCGATTGATTGTCCCTTCGGCAGAATCTCTTGCGGTTGACGGGGCCAAAGATCTGAGGCATCTAGTTGAAAGTGTCAATGAGACGTGGGGCTCCTCTATTCCCTTCTGTGGACCACGCCCGCAGCCTGATTATGCGGTCGGGTTCGGCCGATCTGCATTCACCGATGACCAGCTGAAGAAATTCGAGCCGTTCCTCGGCTACAACCCAGACTCCTACAGCTCCTTCTTCCTGGCTACCTTCTACATGTACTTCCCCTTCCTGACCTGCGAGGTGAAGGGTACCGCTGCGCTTGATGTCGCCGATCGACAGAATGCACACAGCATGACCCTCGCCGTGCAGGGCATTGTTGAACTGTTCAGGCTTGTAAAGCGTGAAGAAGAGGTTAATCGGGAGATCCTAGCGTTTTCAATCTCGCATGACCACAGAACAGTGAGAATATACGGCCATTACGCGATCgtcaaggaagagaagactgaatactaTCGCCATCCGATACATACTTTCGATTTTACTGCCTTAGATGGCAAAGAAAAGTGGACAGCGTACAGGTTTACGAGGAACATATATGAGAAATGGGCCCCAAACCACCTGAACACTATTCTCTCGGCTCTTGACGAGATACCTCCGGGGGTAAATTTTGACATATCGGACCCTGGAGACTCCCAGACTAATGCCCCATCCTTTGTTGATGCGAATAGCCAGGCGAGTTTCGCGGACTCTATGGATGTTACACCCAATACATCATTTACTCAGCAGACCCTGAAGCGGCAGAGGAAGCAGTAA